The genomic interval GCACTCCAGCTTAAACTGCTCCTTGTCAAACCAATGAAAGGCTTGGGCAACCGTAATTAAATCAATGCTTTGGCCTTGCAGCGGCGTATGCTCAGCAGCACCATTTATGGAGGTAAACTTAGCATAATGATTTAATTCTTTTTCTGCGGTGGATCTCATATCCTCATTAGGCTCAATGGCAATGACCTTTAAATCTTGATCCAGCAGCTGCTTCGTAAGTATTCCAGTGCCGGAACCAATATCAGCTACAGTATGATCCGGTGATAGGTTATTGCTCTGAATAAGGTAGTTCATATAAGCCATTGGATAATTGGAACGGTATTCGGAGTAAATCGTGGCTTTGCCCGTAAAGTTATCTTTTGTCCCCAAAATAAATAGCCTCCCGTAAATGATTTATTTTGAATACAATAATTTTACTGATTTTCTTTAATTGTAGCGCTTGTCTTGCCATTAGTCGATGCAGGAAGATATGATGAAATAAATAACAAGTCTACGAACAGCGAGGGGTAGATAAAATGGTAGTTGACCACAAGCAATGGAAACCTGAAGTATTGGCGTATCTTGAACGAATAGGTTATAACGGCCCGATCGACAACAGTTTGGCAACACTCACGGAGCTCCAGAACTGCCATGTACATACCGTACCTTACGAAAACTTAGATATTATAAATCGGGTTCCGCTATCATTGGAAATTCCCGATCTGTTCAATAAAATCGTTACAAGGCATCGCGGCGGCTATTGCTTTGAGTTGAATGCACTGTTTGGTTGGTTGTTAGCCGAGCTCGGCTTTAACGTGACGAACTATTTTGCCCGGTTCTGGCGTGATGAGACACAGACGCCGCCAAAACGCAGGCATCATATTTTACAGGTATTAGCTGAAGGAAAGCCGTATCTATGCGATGTGGGAGTAGGCGGTA from Paenibacillus sp. FSL K6-3182 carries:
- a CDS encoding arylamine N-acetyltransferase, coding for MVVDHKQWKPEVLAYLERIGYNGPIDNSLATLTELQNCHVHTVPYENLDIINRVPLSLEIPDLFNKIVTRHRGGYCFELNALFGWLLAELGFNVTNYFARFWRDETQTPPKRRHHILQVLAEGKPYLCDVGVGGIAPRNPILLAENVIHEQKDEAYQLERDAFFGWVLLERKKGEWSRLYTFTEEPQLPQDFIMTSYWCEHAQDSIFVSTPMAAIRTAEGRNTIAGEEFRIFTAEGVQVVTPSTQEEYAEALRKYFGIVISV